One stretch of Brevibacillus laterosporus DNA includes these proteins:
- a CDS encoding fatty acid desaturase codes for MSKNQEEQVNWRNQIAPYEKSHIKYSVRQLINTLIPFCMLWYGAYLCLSVSYWLSLVLIVPAGGFLIRIFIIFHDCCHYSFFKNRKANEVVGLITGILTCCPYEQWKKSHSIHHATSSNLNKRGTGDVWTLTVDEYVALSPSKRLFYRLYRNPFIMFGLGPIYVFLIDYRFNRKGVGKKERINTYITNLGIIALSGVLCWALGWQAFLLIQGPIFLISGAAGIWLFYVQHQFEDTYFEQEENWDYVKAALQGSSFYKLPKVLHWITGNIGFHHIHHLSPRVPNYHLASAHSHNAFLQEVNSITLLSSLRSLRFRLWNEESKKFVGFKDVHQRIMKNSVRELKKKTS; via the coding sequence ATTAGCAAGAATCAAGAGGAACAAGTCAACTGGAGAAATCAAATTGCCCCGTATGAAAAATCCCACATCAAGTATAGTGTACGACAGCTTATTAATACGTTGATACCATTTTGCATGCTTTGGTACGGCGCTTATCTATGTCTATCCGTTTCCTACTGGTTGAGCCTAGTATTGATTGTCCCTGCCGGTGGGTTTTTAATTCGGATATTTATTATTTTTCATGATTGCTGCCACTACTCTTTCTTTAAAAACAGAAAAGCAAATGAGGTTGTTGGTTTAATCACGGGGATTTTAACGTGTTGCCCCTATGAGCAATGGAAGAAATCCCATTCTATTCATCACGCAACAAGCAGTAATTTGAATAAACGAGGCACGGGGGATGTATGGACACTTACGGTAGATGAGTATGTAGCATTGTCTCCTAGTAAGCGATTGTTCTATCGATTGTATCGAAATCCATTCATCATGTTTGGTCTTGGCCCTATCTACGTGTTTCTGATTGATTATCGATTTAACCGCAAAGGCGTAGGGAAAAAGGAACGTATTAATACGTATATCACCAATCTGGGCATCATTGCCTTATCAGGTGTGCTTTGCTGGGCCCTCGGTTGGCAGGCGTTTCTGTTGATTCAAGGACCGATCTTCCTTATTTCAGGTGCGGCTGGTATTTGGTTGTTTTATGTACAGCATCAGTTTGAGGATACGTATTTCGAACAAGAAGAGAATTGGGATTATGTAAAAGCGGCCTTACAGGGAAGTTCCTTTTATAAGCTGCCAAAAGTCCTGCATTGGATTACAGGCAATATTGGTTTTCATCATATTCACCATTTGAGTCCGCGTGTGCCTAACTATCACTTGGCTTCAGCTCATAGTCATAATGCTTTTTTACAGGAAGTGAATAGCATTACATTGTTATCAAGTCTGCGGTCGCTACGATTCCGTCTTTGGAATGAGGAAAGTAAGAAGTTTGTGGGTTTCAAAGATGTTCATCAAAGGATAATGAAGAATAGCGTCAGAGAATTAAAGAAGAAAACTAGTTAA
- a CDS encoding beta-mannanase, whose product MSKTEEVSNTLIRDVTSHMQGNECVINWHWAESVPCVYVYKSRFDTPFDPDQIDEKLMKLFTREEYKAHRGYREYIDGYGRYTYRIFPCQLQNGRPVLLMPDGENHIIHVSSGKAKIYYSFKRGKKWFSQYQTLQIRIFSEILIPKDVLCYVKKEGSPPANKDDGTQYAFIRDLEPGDNVMPEIEIKKKDYIRLFFTDGKKYGQSYELIPE is encoded by the coding sequence ATGAGTAAAACGGAAGAAGTATCCAACACATTGATTAGGGATGTCACCTCCCACATGCAGGGTAACGAATGCGTTATAAATTGGCACTGGGCAGAATCGGTTCCTTGCGTCTATGTATACAAATCTCGATTTGATACCCCTTTTGATCCTGACCAAATCGATGAGAAGCTTATGAAGCTATTTACTCGTGAAGAGTACAAGGCGCATAGGGGATACCGGGAATATATAGATGGTTATGGGAGATATACGTATCGAATTTTCCCGTGTCAGCTTCAAAATGGTAGACCTGTTCTGTTAATGCCAGATGGTGAGAATCACATCATTCATGTCAGTTCTGGTAAAGCCAAAATCTACTATTCTTTTAAAAGAGGGAAAAAGTGGTTTAGTCAGTATCAAACTCTACAGATTCGCATTTTTTCGGAGATTCTCATTCCAAAAGATGTTTTATGTTATGTGAAAAAGGAAGGTTCCCCTCCAGCAAATAAGGATGATGGCACTCAGTATGCCTTTATCCGTGATCTTGAGCCGGGAGATAATGTAATGCCTGAAATAGAGATTAAGAAAAAAGATTATATTCGCCTCTTTTTTACAGACGGAAAAAAATATGGGCAGAGCTATGAACTGATTCCTGAATAG
- a CDS encoding VWA domain-containing protein: MSQKKISLLMVFCSLIGGVIGFVVGEMILNLLSNELPQWVVMGLYFGQYALFVGLMCLIAELISPQLNGQGWRQRYVGFSWKMLVPSTFIMLGVVAMLLQFVYGANFQRASGTNNIVMLLDISASMQESDKDGQLFKAAADVVRRMDSDTRVAVITFNHQASVLQPLVQLSNQKVRDNVIQKLTSHEGPSGGTDIEEALQTALNHIKDETNQSGNNTVVLMSDGYSDVNLEKSLQPFKQSHIIVHTVGMSTVSADGTELLKRIAEETSGNYYDVQHTDQITGVFGQIYDMSRQDRELVKERTGSTEDSLMYAVLRIVSLLVIGALLGLALGLFFDNKYIAKSFTLGGIVSGLLAGLVLEKGFASGMYPDMVVRLVADLLLAVVMTLFTIFFPMPNQGLSSEKSRFTGGRYLSAKNKDAKQISNNQFDR, encoded by the coding sequence ATGAGTCAAAAAAAAATAAGTCTACTCATGGTTTTCTGTAGCTTGATTGGTGGAGTAATCGGCTTTGTAGTGGGCGAGATGATCTTAAACCTACTATCTAATGAACTTCCACAGTGGGTAGTCATGGGACTTTATTTTGGACAGTACGCTTTATTTGTGGGACTTATGTGTTTAATAGCTGAATTAATTTCACCGCAATTAAATGGTCAAGGCTGGAGACAGCGCTACGTCGGTTTCTCATGGAAGATGCTCGTACCAAGTACATTCATCATGTTAGGTGTAGTCGCTATGCTTTTACAATTTGTTTACGGGGCGAATTTTCAAAGAGCGTCCGGTACCAACAATATTGTCATGCTGCTAGATATTTCGGCTAGTATGCAGGAGTCGGATAAGGATGGTCAGCTTTTTAAAGCGGCAGCCGACGTGGTTCGTAGAATGGATAGCGATACAAGGGTGGCGGTGATTACCTTTAATCATCAAGCAAGCGTGCTACAGCCTTTAGTGCAATTGAGCAATCAAAAGGTCAGAGATAACGTTATCCAAAAACTGACTAGCCACGAGGGCCCCTCTGGCGGTACTGATATAGAAGAGGCATTGCAAACGGCTTTAAACCATATAAAAGATGAGACAAATCAATCCGGTAATAATACGGTTGTACTCATGTCAGATGGGTACAGTGATGTGAATCTAGAGAAGTCTCTACAACCATTCAAACAGTCTCATATCATTGTTCATACAGTCGGTATGAGTACGGTTAGTGCAGATGGAACCGAGCTATTAAAGCGCATTGCAGAAGAAACCAGTGGAAATTATTATGATGTTCAACATACAGATCAGATAACAGGTGTGTTCGGACAAATTTATGATATGAGTCGTCAAGATCGTGAACTTGTAAAAGAGAGAACAGGTTCAACTGAAGATAGCCTTATGTACGCTGTACTGCGTATCGTGAGCTTACTTGTGATTGGGGCATTATTAGGATTGGCATTAGGACTATTCTTTGACAACAAATATATAGCTAAAAGTTTCACATTGGGTGGAATTGTGTCGGGTCTTCTCGCTGGATTGGTGCTTGAGAAGGGATTTGCATCAGGTATGTATCCAGACATGGTTGTTCGCTTAGTTGCTGACTTGTTGCTAGCTGTTGTTATGACCTTGTTTACGATATTTTTCCCTATGCCTAACCAAGGTCTATCTTCTGAGAAAAGTCGCTTTACAGGTGGCAGATATTTATCAGCAAAAAATAAGGATGCTAAACAAATAAGCAATAATCAGTTTGATAGGTAG